One part of the Mariniblastus fucicola genome encodes these proteins:
- a CDS encoding class II 3-deoxy-7-phosphoheptulonate synthase produces the protein MSTTNNWTPGSWQQKVVLQQPNYLDGDQLQNALQRLAKLPPLVTSWEIESLKNQIGDAAEGKAFLLQAGDCSESLDDCDNDSIVRNLKVLMQMSFVLIYGGMKKVVRVGRVAGQYAKPRSNDTETRDGVTLEVYRGDLVNRSAFTESDRKPDPELLLRGYERAALTLNFIRALCAGGFADLHHPENWSLDFASDTVQADKYSRMVDSITDALKFMEVVRGAEFRASGSVDVFTSHEGLHLNYEQAQTRRVPRREGWYNMSTHFPWIGYRTRDVNGAHVEYFRGISNPIGIKVGPKFEPDELVNLIQSLNPDDERGRITLIHRYGVDEVANRLPVILKAVTDAGLRVLHTCDPMHGNTFSTNSGIKTRSFDKIAEEVQQQFRIHREHGTILGGVHLEMTGDNVTECIGGQSQIGEPDLVKAYKSAVDPRLNYDQAMELAFLIADQLKAGHNG, from the coding sequence ATGTCCACCACGAATAACTGGACCCCCGGAAGCTGGCAACAAAAAGTCGTTCTGCAGCAGCCCAACTATCTTGACGGCGATCAACTGCAGAACGCGTTACAAAGACTCGCGAAGCTGCCTCCGCTCGTTACCAGTTGGGAAATCGAAAGCCTCAAGAATCAGATTGGCGATGCTGCAGAAGGTAAGGCTTTCTTACTCCAGGCCGGCGATTGTTCGGAAAGCCTGGACGATTGTGACAATGATTCGATTGTTCGTAATCTCAAAGTTCTGATGCAAATGAGCTTTGTTTTGATCTACGGCGGTATGAAGAAAGTCGTCCGCGTCGGTCGCGTCGCGGGTCAATATGCCAAGCCACGTTCCAACGATACGGAAACTCGCGATGGCGTGACGCTGGAAGTATATCGTGGCGACCTTGTGAATCGTTCTGCGTTTACGGAATCGGATCGAAAACCGGATCCCGAGTTGCTGCTGCGTGGCTATGAGCGTGCGGCGTTGACATTGAACTTTATCCGTGCACTTTGCGCTGGCGGTTTCGCTGACCTTCACCACCCGGAAAACTGGTCGCTGGATTTTGCATCCGACACAGTCCAGGCCGACAAATACTCGCGAATGGTGGACTCGATTACAGACGCGTTGAAGTTCATGGAAGTCGTTCGCGGTGCTGAGTTTCGTGCCAGCGGTTCGGTTGACGTGTTCACGTCGCACGAAGGCCTGCACCTGAACTACGAGCAAGCTCAGACGCGCCGCGTGCCACGCCGAGAGGGCTGGTACAATATGAGCACGCATTTTCCTTGGATCGGTTACCGAACGCGTGACGTCAACGGGGCTCATGTCGAGTACTTTCGTGGTATCTCGAATCCGATCGGCATCAAAGTCGGCCCCAAGTTTGAGCCGGACGAGCTGGTGAACTTGATCCAGTCGCTCAATCCGGACGACGAGCGCGGTCGTATCACTTTGATTCACCGCTATGGCGTCGATGAAGTCGCGAACCGGCTTCCTGTGATTTTGAAAGCGGTTACTGATGCGGGGCTTCGCGTGTTGCACACTTGCGATCCGATGCACGGGAACACGTTTTCTACGAACTCTGGGATCAAGACGCGTAGCTTTGACAAGATTGCGGAAGAAGTTCAGCAGCAGTTCCGCATCCACCGCGAGCATGGCACAATTCTGGGCGGAGTGCATCTTGAGATGACCGGGGACAATGTGACCGAGTGTATCGGTGGTCAGTCTCAAATTGGTGAACCTGATCTGGTTAAGGCTTATAAGAGTGCGGTCGATCCGCGTTTGAACTATGATCAGGCGATGGAATTGGCTTTCCTCATTGCGGATCAGCTCAAGGCTGGCCACAATGGGTAA
- the rnc gene encoding ribonuclease III, with translation MKSTSRQTDSTAELVEACEEMLGYHFQNKTLISEAITHSSFADKRVNSYERLEFLGDSILGFTVCEYLFHRYPNWLEGDLTKVKSNVVSRQTCARIGLEMGIDRILVVGKGVGTLGRVPSSLVANAFESIVGAIYLDGGVEAVRDFLMPLIERHVDAAVAGRLEINYKSELQQYSQKRFSVPPNYRVVDDRGPDHEKEFLIAAVVHKQTFSPAWGSNKKEAEQRAAANALAELDGNEPPFFDEKSE, from the coding sequence ATGAAATCTACATCCCGACAAACTGATTCGACTGCGGAGTTGGTCGAAGCCTGTGAGGAGATGTTGGGTTATCATTTTCAGAACAAAACGCTGATTTCGGAAGCGATTACGCATTCTTCGTTTGCCGACAAGCGAGTGAACTCGTACGAGCGGCTGGAGTTTCTGGGCGATTCGATTCTCGGTTTCACCGTTTGCGAATACCTGTTCCATCGTTATCCGAATTGGCTCGAAGGCGACCTGACAAAAGTCAAATCTAACGTCGTCAGCCGTCAGACTTGCGCTCGCATCGGGCTGGAGATGGGGATTGACCGCATTCTGGTCGTCGGCAAGGGCGTCGGAACGCTCGGCCGAGTCCCTTCTTCGTTGGTCGCGAACGCGTTTGAGTCGATCGTTGGCGCGATTTATCTCGACGGTGGCGTCGAAGCGGTCCGTGATTTCCTGATGCCGTTGATTGAACGACATGTCGACGCAGCGGTGGCCGGTCGACTTGAGATTAATTACAAGAGCGAGCTACAGCAGTATTCGCAAAAGCGTTTTAGCGTTCCGCCCAATTATCGAGTCGTCGATGACCGCGGGCCGGACCACGAAAAGGAGTTTCTGATCGCTGCGGTCGTGCACAAGCAGACGTTTTCGCCGGCTTGGGGATCGAACAAGAAAGAGGCCGAGCAGCGTGCCGCCGCAAATGCTCTGGCGGAACTGGACGGAAACGAGCCGCCGTTCTTTGATGAGAAAAGTGAGTGA
- the upp gene encoding uracil phosphoribosyltransferase, which produces MNKLVVLNHPLVDCHLTVLRNRNTSPAEFRQSVRRLSMLLAHSATAELSTTDLPIETPLQPMTGKKLLNRIGLVPILRAGIGMVEPMLDLIPTSEVWHLGLYRDEATAKPVSYYSKLPESSPVDVAFVLDPMLATGGSASMACQALIDWGVPSIKMLSIIAAPEGIAKFQNDFPQIEVHSCVVDERLNDDSYIVPGLGDAGDRIFNTLHS; this is translated from the coding sequence ATGAACAAACTGGTCGTGCTCAACCACCCGCTGGTTGACTGTCACCTTACCGTGTTGCGAAACAGAAACACATCGCCCGCTGAGTTTCGCCAGTCGGTACGGCGACTTTCAATGCTGCTGGCTCACTCCGCAACTGCCGAGCTCTCGACGACCGATCTGCCGATCGAAACGCCGTTGCAACCGATGACAGGGAAGAAGCTGCTGAACCGTATCGGGTTGGTTCCAATCCTGCGAGCCGGCATTGGAATGGTCGAGCCAATGCTTGATCTGATCCCTACTTCCGAAGTCTGGCACCTTGGACTGTATCGAGACGAAGCGACCGCCAAACCGGTTTCGTACTACAGCAAGCTTCCTGAAAGCTCTCCCGTCGACGTGGCTTTCGTGCTCGACCCGATGCTGGCGACCGGAGGATCGGCTTCGATGGCTTGCCAGGCTCTGATTGATTGGGGCGTGCCGAGCATCAAAATGCTTTCGATCATCGCAGCCCCCGAAGGCATCGCCAAGTTTCAGAATGACTTCCCGCAAATCGAAGTCCACAGTTGCGTTGTCGACGAACGACTCAACGACGATTCGTACATCGTTCCTGGCCTCGGTGACGCTGGCGACCGCATTTTCAACACGCTTCATTCCTGA
- the queG gene encoding tRNA epoxyqueuosine(34) reductase QueG — protein MNTAQLTQSLKQEAKRLGFDFAAVTAALAPDGFSRLDSWVERGFHGEMDYLETRREAYQHPAGVLPAVRSVMMLGMSYHVDVASLPQQPGLGRVARYAWGQGDYHDFLHRKLKQLCRFAREAGDGIAIRGVVDTAPLLEREFAQLAGMGWHAKNTMLINRELGSWFLIAAVLTDAELEIDTPMSTSHCGTCTACLDACPTDAFVEPGTLDATKCISYLTIEHRSPIPIELRSQMGDWILGCDVCQDVCPWNNKAKVSSQEVFQPVEALRPLNLHDLFRMDDDQFRVQFRKTPLWRPKRRGILRNAAITLGNMPSGEGLESLAIGINDDEPLVRGACVWAIGQHLETFGSQAMELLRNRRTIECDADVQTELDLAMQS, from the coding sequence ATGAATACGGCACAATTGACACAATCGTTAAAACAGGAAGCCAAGCGGCTGGGGTTCGATTTTGCCGCGGTCACCGCAGCGCTCGCGCCAGACGGTTTTTCCCGGCTAGATAGCTGGGTTGAGCGTGGTTTTCACGGCGAAATGGACTATCTGGAAACTCGTCGCGAAGCCTATCAGCATCCCGCTGGAGTCCTGCCAGCGGTCCGATCGGTGATGATGTTGGGCATGAGCTACCATGTCGATGTTGCGTCTTTGCCACAGCAACCCGGATTGGGAAGGGTCGCCAGATACGCTTGGGGCCAAGGCGACTATCACGATTTCCTGCACCGCAAACTGAAACAGCTGTGCCGATTCGCGAGGGAGGCCGGCGATGGAATTGCGATCCGCGGCGTCGTTGATACGGCTCCTTTGCTGGAGCGGGAGTTTGCGCAGCTGGCCGGCATGGGTTGGCATGCGAAGAACACAATGCTGATCAACCGGGAACTGGGCAGCTGGTTTCTGATCGCTGCCGTTCTGACCGATGCCGAGTTGGAGATCGACACGCCAATGTCGACCAGTCACTGCGGCACTTGCACGGCGTGCCTTGACGCCTGTCCCACCGACGCGTTTGTAGAACCTGGAACGTTGGACGCGACGAAATGCATCAGCTATTTGACGATCGAGCACCGTTCGCCGATTCCGATCGAGCTGCGCAGTCAGATGGGTGACTGGATCCTGGGCTGCGATGTATGTCAGGATGTGTGCCCGTGGAACAATAAAGCAAAAGTCTCAAGCCAGGAAGTTTTCCAACCCGTTGAGGCATTGAGGCCGCTCAATCTTCATGATCTGTTTCGAATGGATGACGACCAGTTCCGAGTCCAGTTTCGGAAAACGCCGCTGTGGCGACCCAAGCGGCGGGGGATTTTGCGCAACGCAGCCATCACCCTCGGAAACATGCCTTCAGGAGAAGGCCTTGAGTCGTTGGCGATCGGAATCAACGATGATGAGCCACTGGTTCGAGGAGCCTGCGTCTGGGCGATCGGACAACACCTCGAAACTTTTGGCTCACAGGCGATGGAGCTCCTGCGTAATCGCCGAACAATCGAATGCGATGCCGATGTTCAGACGGAACTCGATTTGGCGATGCAGTCGTAG
- a CDS encoding sulfatase-like hydrolase/transferase yields the protein MKLRLLLFVAAISLFSITHTVEATEPAERPNIVWLSAEDIGPQLGCYGFDIKTPNIDAFAKRSLTYDLAWSNYPVCAPARTTIITGMYATSLGAGNMRCGAVKPQGLKLLPELMREAGYYCTNASKTDYNLLKVDGVWDESSSEAHWKNRPEGKPFFAVFNQTSTHESKIRKRPHEPQIDPASVSLFPYWPDVPEIRTDWAQYLDNIQDLDDWFAKHVKQIEDAGLADDTIIIFWGDHGSGMPRHKRYVGDSGMRVPMIAYVPDKWKSFWSSNYAAGARSDWPVGFIDFAPTVLKIAGAEVPERMQGSSFLGPDAQKAGYVFGVRNRMDERNDASRSVTDGRYLYIRNFMPHLPHGQFVEYQQTTDATSVWFEKFNKGELNDVQSAFWKLRAKEELYDLEADPHETMNLVATGPAGAALPQQAKLAELRDVVRKKMIEIGDLDLVPESTLHEYELSSAKSRFTYSQRDGFDFGALYDAACGENVDANLAASAPELRFWAVNSLIHTADTITGAQRDAAVKMLDDSSMAVRVKAAELCLRLKKNQEEANHEKAIAVLITLGDKANSNYFVACNALSCMDRYRDLLDKDAIARIQKFSSDASEIQRGNDNLEKLHRRFSKPRVLILGDSISIGYTPFVKELLADQAVVVRPTKDGKPENCAGTDRGIGNIDRWLKLEGGNWDVIHVNFGLHDFKHVDAKTGKNSNAADDPLQSGPEEYEQQLRTILTKAKATGAKVIFCTTTPVPPGCKPLRETTSPEQYNAIGRKIASEFGIAVNDLFSFANPQLAKIQQPANVHFTKEGSKVLAGKVAEAIRNVLEN from the coding sequence ATGAAACTCCGACTCTTGCTCTTCGTCGCCGCGATCAGCCTTTTTTCGATCACCCACACCGTCGAAGCTACTGAACCTGCTGAGCGCCCGAACATCGTTTGGCTGTCGGCCGAAGACATCGGCCCGCAATTGGGCTGCTACGGATTCGACATCAAAACGCCAAACATTGACGCGTTTGCCAAACGCTCGCTGACTTACGACCTGGCGTGGTCCAACTATCCGGTTTGTGCTCCCGCTCGCACGACGATTATCACAGGCATGTACGCGACATCGCTGGGCGCCGGAAACATGCGATGCGGGGCCGTCAAGCCGCAAGGACTCAAGCTGTTGCCGGAACTGATGCGTGAAGCTGGATACTACTGCACGAACGCCAGTAAAACCGACTACAACCTGCTTAAAGTCGACGGCGTTTGGGATGAAAGCTCAAGCGAAGCTCATTGGAAAAACCGACCGGAAGGCAAGCCATTCTTCGCCGTTTTCAACCAGACCAGCACTCACGAAAGCAAGATTCGAAAACGACCTCACGAACCGCAAATTGATCCAGCCTCCGTTTCGTTGTTTCCGTATTGGCCCGACGTGCCTGAAATTCGGACGGACTGGGCACAGTACCTGGATAACATCCAGGATCTAGACGACTGGTTCGCCAAACATGTCAAACAGATCGAAGACGCCGGGCTGGCGGATGACACGATCATCATTTTCTGGGGTGATCACGGCTCCGGGATGCCGCGACACAAGCGCTACGTCGGTGATTCAGGGATGCGTGTTCCCATGATTGCTTACGTGCCTGATAAATGGAAATCGTTTTGGAGCAGTAATTACGCCGCCGGGGCTCGCAGTGATTGGCCCGTTGGATTCATTGATTTTGCACCAACCGTTTTAAAAATTGCCGGAGCCGAGGTTCCCGAACGCATGCAGGGATCGTCATTTCTTGGACCGGACGCCCAGAAAGCCGGCTACGTTTTCGGCGTGCGGAACCGAATGGACGAACGCAACGACGCCAGCCGAAGCGTGACCGATGGTCGCTATTTGTACATTCGAAACTTCATGCCGCATTTGCCTCACGGCCAATTCGTCGAGTATCAACAGACGACCGATGCGACGAGTGTGTGGTTTGAGAAGTTCAACAAAGGTGAGCTGAACGATGTCCAGTCCGCATTTTGGAAGCTGCGCGCGAAGGAAGAGCTCTACGACCTCGAAGCCGATCCTCACGAGACGATGAACCTGGTGGCGACCGGGCCGGCAGGTGCCGCGTTGCCTCAGCAGGCCAAACTGGCCGAACTTCGCGACGTCGTTCGGAAAAAAATGATCGAAATTGGAGACCTTGACCTCGTTCCTGAGTCGACGCTTCACGAATACGAACTGAGTTCTGCCAAGTCACGGTTTACCTACTCGCAACGCGATGGGTTTGATTTTGGAGCACTCTACGATGCGGCCTGTGGCGAAAACGTCGACGCAAATTTGGCTGCTTCAGCCCCCGAGCTTCGTTTTTGGGCGGTGAACAGTTTGATCCATACGGCTGACACCATTACCGGGGCCCAGCGTGATGCAGCGGTCAAAATGTTGGACGATTCGTCGATGGCGGTTCGTGTGAAAGCTGCCGAACTATGCCTGAGACTGAAAAAGAATCAGGAAGAGGCCAACCACGAGAAAGCGATCGCCGTGCTGATCACGTTGGGCGACAAAGCCAACTCGAACTATTTCGTCGCTTGCAATGCGTTGAGTTGCATGGATCGATATCGCGATCTGCTGGACAAAGACGCGATTGCCAGAATTCAGAAATTCAGTTCCGACGCGTCGGAGATCCAACGCGGAAACGACAACCTGGAAAAACTTCATCGTCGGTTCAGCAAACCTCGCGTTTTAATTTTGGGCGACTCAATTTCGATAGGCTACACACCATTTGTCAAAGAGTTGTTGGCCGACCAGGCCGTTGTGGTTCGCCCAACGAAAGACGGGAAGCCAGAAAACTGTGCCGGGACAGACCGAGGCATTGGCAACATTGATCGCTGGTTGAAGCTTGAAGGCGGCAACTGGGATGTGATCCATGTCAACTTTGGCTTGCACGATTTCAAGCACGTTGACGCCAAAACCGGCAAGAATTCGAATGCTGCTGACGATCCGCTCCAGTCAGGTCCGGAGGAGTACGAGCAGCAGTTGCGTACGATTTTAACCAAGGCAAAAGCCACTGGGGCAAAGGTCATTTTCTGCACGACGACGCCGGTTCCTCCGGGATGCAAGCCGTTGCGTGAAACGACTTCGCCCGAGCAATACAATGCGATTGGTCGGAAGATTGCGTCCGAATTTGGAATCGCTGTCAACGATTTGTTCTCGTTTGCGAATCCACAATTGGCGAAAATTCAGCAACCTGCGAACGTCCATTTCACAAAAGAAGGCTCAAAAGTTCTGGCTGGAAAAGTCGCAGAAGCGATCCGCAACGTGCTCGAGAATTAG
- a CDS encoding lipopolysaccharide biosynthesis protein — protein sequence MPEPTTPDTGSHNNAAVSTDAINQPPKAGLLSSLFQRLPMTVFWALAAQGIVSVTRILTTVTVGGRFAPDDTASGAMLGSPEQLSLYYAAFGVLTVLIAMHEGFVTIPMTVFLPRQGKEREATFSGHMLLASLCFIGLALCMVAMWIIYQYQIGGGMTSALTVIAFVIVLAPLQLLREFSRRWLLANLQVRPSALLEILFSVAFLTCLAALFFFQQLTAIRAFVAIAAVNVMALGAWWYFYRSNFAITLDGSGKQLKENFRYGRWAAGENFCSSITMFFCVWYLNRELGLVPGGVYSACFNVMLLANPFLLGVCSLLGARAAQEFTKGGWNAMLKTLAQYGTFVFVVLMGFAVLLWVFGADLTNLLFSEKYQAWFDVNAGGINRVTSVLGLAVPFLGVSFVLSTALLAIRRPNDNFFCALASLMVLVGINLAFGPSLMVAAISFVSASATNAAFRMGCLLRAWAVRETADIST from the coding sequence ATGCCCGAACCTACCACTCCTGACACCGGGTCCCACAACAACGCGGCCGTGAGCACTGACGCCATTAACCAACCTCCCAAAGCAGGCCTGTTGAGTTCGCTGTTTCAGCGATTGCCAATGACCGTTTTCTGGGCTCTGGCTGCGCAGGGGATTGTAAGCGTAACCCGAATTCTCACGACCGTTACTGTCGGCGGCCGGTTTGCGCCCGATGACACAGCCTCCGGCGCGATGCTTGGTTCCCCCGAGCAACTTTCGCTGTACTACGCAGCCTTCGGTGTGCTGACTGTTTTGATCGCGATGCACGAAGGCTTCGTCACGATACCAATGACGGTTTTCCTTCCGCGCCAGGGTAAAGAACGCGAGGCAACATTCTCGGGGCACATGTTACTGGCGTCGCTTTGTTTCATCGGGCTCGCGTTGTGCATGGTGGCGATGTGGATCATATACCAATACCAAATCGGCGGCGGCATGACGTCGGCTTTGACGGTCATCGCGTTTGTCATCGTGCTTGCTCCATTGCAGTTGCTGCGAGAATTTTCGCGTCGATGGCTGCTCGCGAATTTACAGGTTCGGCCGTCGGCATTGCTTGAGATTCTGTTCTCTGTCGCGTTCCTGACCTGTCTCGCGGCGTTATTTTTCTTTCAGCAGCTAACTGCAATTCGGGCATTCGTCGCCATCGCAGCTGTCAACGTGATGGCACTCGGTGCGTGGTGGTATTTCTATCGTAGCAACTTTGCAATCACTCTCGATGGCTCAGGCAAACAGCTCAAGGAAAACTTTCGCTACGGTCGTTGGGCAGCGGGAGAAAATTTCTGTTCCAGCATCACGATGTTCTTTTGTGTGTGGTACCTCAACCGCGAACTTGGGCTGGTACCTGGCGGCGTCTACTCGGCCTGCTTCAACGTCATGCTGTTGGCGAACCCGTTTCTTCTGGGAGTCTGCAGCCTGTTGGGGGCCCGCGCGGCCCAGGAATTCACAAAAGGCGGTTGGAATGCGATGCTGAAAACGCTCGCACAATACGGAACCTTTGTCTTCGTGGTGTTGATGGGATTCGCAGTCCTGCTCTGGGTTTTCGGAGCCGATTTGACGAACCTGCTGTTTAGCGAAAAGTATCAAGCGTGGTTCGACGTCAACGCGGGAGGCATCAACCGCGTCACGTCGGTGCTGGGGTTGGCGGTACCATTTCTGGGAGTCAGTTTTGTGCTTTCGACTGCGCTGCTGGCGATCCGGCGACCGAATGACAACTTTTTCTGTGCTTTGGCCAGCCTGATGGTGCTCGTCGGAATCAACCTGGCGTTTGGGCCTTCACTGATGGTGGCTGCGATCAGTTTCGTTTCCGCTTCGGCAACCAATGCAGCTTTCCGAATGGGTTGTCTGTTGCGAGCTTGGGCGGTTCGTGAAACAGCTGATATCAGCACGTGA
- a CDS encoding hemolysin family protein, with product MNTAVPVSLAQNFALLALDVAAPAGHDAAPTDDGGGGYGFYFGMLGLALLLVVLNGFFVAAEFALVKIRRSQINKLVLEKRLFAKSAKWLFDRMDHSLSACQLGITMASLGLGWVGEPAFAKLLEPVFKLLSIGPTTGHIIAFIVAFSMITALHLVVGEQAPKIFAIREPVKMLMWCAAPMRFFYYLLFPFMYALNWVTNLVLARLGLTGETGHGAPHNEEEIRAMLTESHTHGFLSRSEHSLMNAVMEFDDMLCRLVMVPRVEVQVMDINLPFPELMAMAKETQHTRYPVVDSSLDSLLGVVHMKDLLGVSAEADFDIRSIMREPTKVPESMPISQVLRHFQSTHQLLSFVIDEYGSIIGIVTLENVLEKIIGPVDDEFDVADEPSIKQVSSGQFLVLGNTHIADVEAALGLNLDDEDADTVAGVLMSRLGKIPEVDDKFEFEGAVAHVIAVNNDRVEKIRFVILDSGVDTIKPPIQ from the coding sequence ATGAACACGGCTGTACCAGTTTCCCTTGCTCAAAATTTTGCCCTGTTGGCTCTCGATGTCGCGGCACCCGCCGGACACGACGCCGCTCCCACGGATGACGGAGGAGGCGGTTATGGTTTCTACTTTGGAATGTTGGGGCTGGCGCTGCTGCTGGTGGTGCTCAACGGATTCTTTGTGGCGGCTGAGTTCGCCCTCGTAAAGATCCGTCGCAGCCAGATCAACAAACTGGTGCTTGAAAAGCGATTATTTGCCAAATCAGCGAAATGGCTGTTTGATCGAATGGACCACTCGCTGTCAGCCTGCCAGCTGGGAATCACGATGGCTTCCCTTGGTCTCGGTTGGGTCGGTGAGCCAGCCTTTGCAAAACTTTTGGAACCCGTTTTCAAACTGTTGTCTATCGGCCCCACGACCGGACACATCATCGCGTTCATTGTCGCGTTCTCGATGATTACAGCCTTGCACCTTGTGGTCGGTGAGCAGGCTCCGAAAATTTTTGCGATTCGTGAACCCGTCAAAATGCTGATGTGGTGCGCGGCACCGATGCGATTCTTTTACTATCTGCTGTTCCCGTTCATGTACGCACTGAACTGGGTGACCAATCTTGTTTTGGCTCGGTTGGGACTGACAGGAGAAACCGGACATGGCGCACCGCACAACGAAGAAGAAATTCGTGCGATGTTGACGGAATCTCACACGCATGGATTCCTTTCGCGCAGCGAGCATAGTTTGATGAACGCCGTGATGGAGTTCGATGACATGTTGTGCCGCTTGGTGATGGTGCCTCGAGTTGAAGTCCAGGTGATGGATATCAATTTGCCTTTTCCTGAATTGATGGCGATGGCCAAAGAGACGCAACATACTCGCTATCCGGTTGTCGATTCGTCGCTGGATTCTCTGTTGGGCGTCGTGCACATGAAGGATTTGCTTGGCGTGTCTGCGGAAGCAGATTTTGACATTCGTTCAATCATGCGTGAGCCAACGAAAGTTCCCGAAAGTATGCCGATCAGCCAGGTGCTGCGGCACTTTCAATCAACACATCAACTGCTTTCGTTTGTGATCGATGAGTACGGCTCGATCATCGGAATCGTGACGCTTGAGAACGTGCTGGAGAAAATCATCGGACCCGTTGATGACGAGTTTGACGTCGCGGACGAACCGAGTATCAAGCAAGTGTCTAGTGGACAGTTTCTTGTCCTGGGCAATACTCACATCGCTGATGTCGAGGCCGCGTTGGGGCTGAATCTTGACGACGAAGATGCAGACACCGTTGCCGGAGTTCTAATGAGTCGCCTCGGGAAGATCCCGGAAGTGGACGACAAATTCGAATTCGAAGGAGCCGTGGCTCACGTTATTGCAGTCAACAACGATCGAGTTGAAAAGATCCGGTTTGTGATTTTGGATTCGGGTGTGGATACGATTAAGCCTCCTATCCAATAG
- a CDS encoding RNA polymerase sigma factor, with product MQDTPKTRYSLIGKLHDPQNLEAWNEFASIYQPLIFRICRQRGLQHADATDVTQEVMSRVSKAIGTFDGQQQGATFRGWLYRVTRNLVIDFFRRKENRQVAGGETGLLELIAANPGEAESHEFRLEYQRQIFSLVTNQVRDEVNPKTWQAFWRTEVENASVDSVAKSLDMNRGAVYVARSRVIARLRKAAERRIIESGESFDV from the coding sequence ATGCAAGACACCCCGAAAACGCGATACTCACTCATTGGCAAACTGCACGATCCGCAGAATCTTGAAGCCTGGAATGAGTTCGCAAGCATTTATCAGCCGCTGATTTTCAGAATCTGCCGGCAGCGAGGCCTACAGCACGCCGACGCGACCGATGTGACCCAGGAAGTCATGTCTCGTGTCTCCAAAGCCATCGGCACATTCGATGGGCAACAGCAAGGAGCCACTTTCCGCGGCTGGCTCTATCGGGTGACTCGAAATTTGGTGATCGACTTTTTCCGCCGCAAGGAAAATCGCCAAGTTGCTGGTGGCGAAACCGGGTTGCTGGAACTGATCGCGGCAAACCCTGGCGAAGCCGAATCTCACGAGTTCCGTCTGGAGTACCAGCGGCAGATCTTTTCTCTGGTCACCAACCAGGTTCGCGACGAAGTGAATCCAAAAACCTGGCAGGCGTTCTGGAGAACCGAAGTTGAAAACGCTTCGGTCGATTCGGTGGCGAAGTCTCTGGACATGAATCGTGGTGCCGTCTACGTCGCCCGCTCCCGAGTCATCGCTCGATTGCGAAAGGCTGCTGAAAGAAGAATCATTGAGTCAGGAGAGTCGTTCGATGTCTGA